A genomic stretch from Candidatus Latescibacterota bacterium includes:
- a CDS encoding DUF4153 domain-containing protein translates to MAPRLPSVQLIASDAALSARRFPEVLAAALVAAVAAVLLVDGPGAERGLVRLLLAAQLGIPFFLLLVLSAERLGREGRPTAGIVLRLLGVAALVSYGLSLPARVDGVPIVRWVQLNVALHLAVSALPLLGLAGENAFWQFNRLLAQRMAAGLVFAGVLMAGLSIALLALDKLFGVPVDGELYPRLYVVIGFVFTTWYFLGGVPAEPLALESLEEFPGLLRILGQYILAPLVAVYLSLLTAYLVKVLATTQWPSGWIGWLVSSVGAAGLLSLALLRPLAERQRWVRVYARLYFLLLLPAVVMLLMSAAKRIGQYGLTENRYFLVLLGLWLGAVALAGALGRLRSLRPLPLTLCVLALASSLGPWGAFAMSERSQRARLEGLLAAGGMIVDGRLALAAIPPGEDARREISATLHYLVDTHGVRSLDPLVDDTLRDALREQAATGRPDRQDTPALCRTVMARLDLEYREDWRYAGGGAVAHFVSRERGGEAVDVRGYAWCTDVNLGEGQPTADFSAGGRSGRLALRRDRVLLSVDGVERLAFDLAALRASLGGPGGRPGQSAPAADLRMASEGDGWRALLLLDQLSWRQDGDSLRGQEVAGQLLLAPPDTGP, encoded by the coding sequence GTGGCCCCGAGACTCCCCTCCGTCCAGCTCATCGCCAGCGACGCCGCCCTCAGCGCGCGCCGCTTCCCCGAGGTGCTGGCCGCGGCGCTGGTCGCCGCGGTGGCCGCGGTCCTGCTGGTGGACGGCCCCGGCGCCGAGCGCGGGCTCGTCCGCCTCCTGCTCGCGGCGCAGCTGGGCATCCCCTTCTTCCTGCTCCTCGTCCTGAGCGCCGAGCGCCTGGGCCGCGAGGGACGCCCCACGGCCGGGATCGTCCTGCGCCTGCTGGGCGTCGCCGCGCTGGTGAGCTACGGCCTGTCCCTGCCGGCGCGCGTCGATGGCGTGCCCATCGTCCGCTGGGTCCAGCTCAACGTGGCGCTGCACCTGGCCGTGAGCGCCCTGCCGCTGCTGGGGCTCGCCGGCGAGAACGCGTTCTGGCAGTTCAACCGGCTGCTCGCCCAGCGGATGGCGGCGGGTCTCGTCTTCGCCGGCGTGCTGATGGCCGGACTGAGCATCGCGCTGCTCGCGCTGGACAAGCTCTTCGGTGTGCCCGTGGACGGCGAGCTCTACCCGCGGCTCTACGTCGTGATCGGGTTCGTCTTCACCACCTGGTACTTCCTGGGCGGCGTGCCGGCCGAGCCGCTGGCGCTGGAGTCGCTCGAGGAGTTCCCCGGACTGTTGCGCATCCTCGGCCAGTACATCCTCGCGCCGCTGGTGGCCGTCTACCTGAGCCTGCTCACGGCCTACCTCGTCAAGGTGCTGGCCACGACCCAGTGGCCCAGCGGCTGGATCGGCTGGCTGGTCTCGAGCGTGGGCGCGGCGGGGCTCCTGTCGCTGGCGCTCCTGCGCCCGCTGGCCGAGCGGCAGCGCTGGGTGCGCGTCTACGCGCGGCTCTACTTCCTGCTGCTGCTGCCGGCGGTGGTCATGCTGCTGATGTCGGCCGCCAAGCGCATCGGCCAGTACGGGCTCACCGAGAACCGCTACTTCCTGGTGCTGCTGGGCCTCTGGCTCGGCGCGGTGGCGCTGGCGGGCGCGCTGGGGCGCCTGCGCAGCCTGCGCCCCCTGCCGCTGACCCTCTGCGTGCTGGCCCTCGCCTCGAGCCTGGGACCCTGGGGCGCCTTCGCGATGAGCGAGCGCAGTCAGCGCGCCCGACTCGAAGGGCTGCTCGCCGCCGGCGGAATGATCGTGGACGGACGGCTGGCCCTCGCCGCGATCCCCCCGGGCGAGGACGCGCGCCGGGAGATCAGCGCGACGCTCCACTACCTCGTGGACACCCACGGCGTCCGGTCCCTCGACCCTCTCGTGGACGATACCCTCCGCGACGCGCTGCGCGAGCAGGCCGCAACCGGGCGGCCGGACCGCCAGGACACCCCCGCCCTCTGCCGCACGGTGATGGCGCGGCTGGACCTGGAGTATCGCGAGGACTGGCGCTACGCGGGCGGCGGCGCCGTCGCGCACTTCGTCTCCCGCGAGCGGGGCGGCGAGGCGGTGGACGTGCGCGGCTACGCCTGGTGCACGGACGTCAACCTGGGCGAGGGCCAGCCCACGGCGGACTTCAGCGCGGGCGGACGGTCCGGACGGCTCGCGCTGCGGCGGGATCGCGTGCTGCTCAGCGTGGATGGTGTGGAGCGTCTGGCCTTCGACCTCGCCGCGCTGCGCGCGTCACTGGGCGGGCCCGGCGGGCGGCCGGGCCAGAGCGCACCCGCCGCCGACCTCAGGATGGCGAGCGAGGGTGACGGCTGGCGGGCCCTGCTCCTGCTCGACCAGCTCTCCTGGCGCCAGGATGGCGATTCGCTGCGCGGACAGGAAGTCGCGGGCCAGCTGCTGCTCGCGCCGCCCGACACCGGACCCTAG
- a CDS encoding BNR-4 repeat-containing protein, with product MRRLIRFPLAALTLSLACAAGPRAPFTVPPDGQPAALVPDAALPAPTAIAFDSHNRPYVMNARDPERYGIVSTLEDGRWVDRPCLDALRAKSPGFARPGKRVPHAMGELVLDDDDALYVTLDGVLLYSTDRGEHFRAYPLPSRASSLELRVGPGPFAGPPAIAVVTEPRGTPGVRWGKLSTLAVILPEKTGDGLRLGEPVHITDRCLVAGSGGHSGGTSFAVTRDGLTHLVWAEMPDSVDGQLAVAGNPTYVGTVDRRTRRLVTRRHLVNAEPKVPDVHSRPTIAQDSAGYLHVIAGAHGQPFTYLRSLAPNDIEGGWTAALPMAERQTYASLVCDAGDRLHSVFRQWLPEATLGYQSKAAAAETWSPSRTLVFGALERGKSDYGIFYQRLAVDRRGNLYLAFTFWETHTENAGVYPEALAVSTDRGKSWRLAATAGMAEMIARPWPQR from the coding sequence GTGCGGCGGCTGATCCGATTCCCCCTGGCCGCCCTCACGCTCTCACTCGCCTGCGCGGCCGGCCCCCGCGCGCCCTTCACGGTGCCGCCCGACGGACAGCCGGCGGCACTGGTTCCCGACGCGGCCCTGCCGGCGCCCACGGCGATCGCCTTCGACAGCCACAATCGCCCCTACGTCATGAACGCGCGTGATCCCGAGCGCTACGGGATCGTCAGCACGCTCGAGGACGGACGCTGGGTCGACCGACCCTGCCTCGACGCGCTACGCGCCAAGAGCCCCGGCTTCGCGCGGCCCGGAAAGCGCGTGCCCCATGCGATGGGCGAACTGGTGCTGGACGACGACGACGCCCTCTACGTCACCCTCGACGGGGTGCTGCTCTACTCCACCGACCGCGGCGAGCACTTCCGCGCCTACCCGCTGCCCTCGCGCGCGTCGAGCCTCGAGCTGCGCGTGGGCCCGGGGCCCTTCGCGGGGCCGCCTGCCATCGCCGTCGTCACCGAGCCCCGCGGCACGCCGGGGGTGCGCTGGGGCAAGCTGTCGACGCTCGCCGTGATCCTGCCGGAGAAGACCGGCGACGGACTCCGCCTGGGCGAGCCGGTGCACATCACCGACCGCTGCCTGGTCGCGGGCAGCGGCGGGCACTCGGGGGGGACGTCCTTCGCGGTGACGCGGGACGGCCTCACGCATCTGGTCTGGGCGGAGATGCCCGATAGCGTGGATGGCCAGCTGGCGGTCGCAGGCAATCCCACCTACGTGGGTACGGTGGACCGCCGCACGCGCCGGCTCGTGACGCGCCGCCATCTGGTGAACGCCGAACCCAAGGTCCCCGACGTGCACTCCCGCCCCACCATTGCCCAGGACAGCGCGGGCTACCTGCACGTGATCGCCGGCGCGCACGGTCAGCCCTTCACCTACCTGCGCTCGCTCGCGCCCAACGACATCGAGGGCGGCTGGACCGCGGCCCTGCCCATGGCCGAGCGGCAGACCTACGCCTCCCTCGTCTGCGACGCCGGCGACCGCCTGCACTCCGTCTTCCGGCAGTGGCTGCCCGAGGCGACGCTCGGCTACCAGTCCAAGGCCGCCGCGGCGGAGACCTGGAGCCCCTCGCGAACGCTGGTCTTCGGCGCGCTGGAGCGCGGCAAGTCCGACTACGGGATCTTCTACCAGCGTCTGGCGGTGGACCGGCGCGGCAACCTCTACCTCGCCTTCACCTTCTGGGAGACCCACACGGAGAACGCGGGGGTCTATCCCGAGGCGCTGGCCGTGTCCACCGACCGCGGCAAGAGCTGGCGCCTGGCGGCCACGGCCGGCATGGCCGAGATGATCGCCCGGCCGTGGCCCCAGCGCTAG